A stretch of the Longimicrobiaceae bacterium genome encodes the following:
- a CDS encoding peroxiredoxin: MTTPVYDLRDLDQLPPGLPIPVDDGRALHLPGLHLPSIPLRATDGFDVDLSAVPGRVVVFAYPRTGRPGDPPLVPDWDMIPGARGCTPQTCSFRDLAADFAALGCRVFGLSTQEPEYQRELAERLHLPFPVLSDGDLALARAIRLPTLDVAGLTLLSRLAWVQRDGAIEHVFYPVFPPDRNGDEVLAWMKEQSAEGVTAG, from the coding sequence ATGACCACGCCCGTATACGACCTCCGCGACCTGGACCAGCTTCCGCCCGGCCTCCCTATCCCGGTGGACGACGGGCGCGCGCTCCATCTGCCGGGCCTGCATCTCCCCAGCATTCCGCTGCGCGCCACGGACGGCTTCGATGTCGACCTCTCCGCCGTGCCGGGCCGCGTCGTCGTCTTCGCGTACCCGCGCACCGGCCGGCCGGGCGACCCGCCGCTGGTGCCGGACTGGGACATGATCCCCGGCGCGCGGGGCTGCACCCCGCAGACGTGCTCGTTCCGCGACCTGGCAGCCGACTTCGCCGCGCTGGGATGCCGCGTGTTCGGCCTCAGCACGCAGGAGCCCGAGTATCAGCGGGAGCTGGCGGAACGGCTTCATCTGCCCTTCCCGGTGCTCAGCGACGGGGACCTGGCCCTCGCCCGCGCCATCCGCCTGCCCACGCTGGACGTCGCCGGCCTCACCCTTCTCTCCCGCCTCGCCTGGGTCCAGCGCGACGGCGCCATCGAGCACGTCTTCTACCCCGTCTTCCCCCCGGACCGCAACGGCGATGAGGTGCTGGCGTGGATGAAGGAGCAATCGGCGGAGGGAGTTACCGCCGGCTGA